The Brachyhypopomus gauderio isolate BG-103 chromosome 2, BGAUD_0.2, whole genome shotgun sequence genome contains a region encoding:
- the LOC143501866 gene encoding E3 ubiquitin-protein ligase NEDD4-like isoform X1, translated as MARRLRLHFAARRSNTDPCSYSAEDGPGPADGPLHAFTMKVTPGQPALSPLSPDYGSLQRHTGGGGGSRKSTLHIALRPCGRPGEEPEEPEESGACEAVVGGASDGGSCCSSAASDVGYCSGGSGVLEQDVTGRSGSGQGGAGRGGARAPLRRCTSLVVFPHSPCSTPPASPVSPTAPPLLPNPAPSARGPFQTSHQLQLSAWEAAQDHAHPKAPVASAVNGLRLSKTGGPAADHRDARPVLHFTVSTETAGGSGRTERRSGVTAHQPPLPPGKGSAARSTADGHAPEEPRQPRLPRPPASHAPPPSRPADTRHHTYPTLGSRDPVRDVGGRRLQRSVSLEVPRSSGATCHMANTTVLSSVNGTAHVHIHVCRGNSTKVKQDSLKDTCSSEKSLTCSAQTATTRDDFLGQVDVPLHQIPHADVTGGAGGGGGVLLFQTEALGTERPYTFKDFLLHPRSHKSRVKGHLRLKMTYLPKAGDSGEEQTEELDPGWEFLETQEICGPLLQPHQLPVLPPGWEERQDNLGRTYYVNHENRTTQWSRPTIQDVEREPEQGQGALTRHAFLTRRQISEHAETNDQRESPESWEIITEDDSTVFSSHNQTPPPPHSPLEHTSFCEDFSRLQTSTDRRSSLTPQGHGSRRGSVQMMTVEEHPVHPVMIPTTPGLPPGWEEKQDSKGRIYYINHNSRTTTWTRPLVQLIQATESGATATGSSAVCLPPLLTPNSSPLHSPGPLPSPGRLPSPGSLPSPRRLASPGPLPSPGPLPSPGSLPSPGPLPSPGPLPSPGSLPSPGPHHSHTFEYAGCMPSGWEVRSAPNGRPFFIDHNTKTTTWGDPRLKIPTHMRRRPSLDPNDLGPLPPGWEERVHSDGRIFYIDHNTKTTQWEDPRLQNSAITGPAVPYSRDYKQKYEYFRKKLKKPADIPNRFEMSVRRNAVLEDSYRRVTSVKRPDLLKARLWVEFAGEKGLDYGGVAREWFFLISKEMFNPYYGLFEYSATDNYTLQINPNSGLCNEDHLTYFKFIGRVAGMAVYHGKLLDAFFIRPFYKMMLQKPITLHDMESVDSEYFNSLKWILENDPADLDLRFTIDEELFGQTHQHELKPGGTDIVVNDSNKKEYIHLVMQWRFVNRIQRQMSAFKEGFYELIPQDLIKIFDENELELLMCGLGDVDVNDWRENTKYKNGYSSNQPVIQWFWKTVLLMDAEKRIRLLQFVTGTSRVPMNGFAELYGSNGLQLFTIEQWGTPDKLPRAHTCFNRLDLPPYESFEELREKLHIAIENAQGFDGVD; from the exons ATGGCTCGCCGTCTGCGCCTGCATTTTGCGGCGAGGAGGAGCAACACTGACCCGTGCAGCTACAGCGCGGAGGACGGACCGGGCCCGGCTGACGGCCCCCTCCACGCCTTCACCATGAAGGTGACCCCGGGGCAGCCGGCCCTGTCGCCCCTGTCGCCCGACTACGGCAGCCTGCAGCGCCACACCGGCGGGGGCGGAGGGAGCCGCAAGAGCACGCTGCACATCGCCCTGCGGCCCTGCGGCCGGCCGGGCGAGGAGCCCGAGGAGCCCGAAGAGTCGGGTGCGTGCGAGGCCGTTGTGGGCGGGGCCTCGGACGGAGGCTCCTGCTGTAGCAGCGCCGCCAGCGACGTGGGTTACTGCAGTGGCGGCAGCGGAGTGCTGGAGCAGGACGTGACGGGCCGGAGCGGGTCGGGGCAGGGCGGGGCCGGACGGGGCGGGGCCAGAGCTCCGCTACGCCGTTGCACCTCACTGGTGGTGTTTCCGCACAGCCCCTGCAGCACACCACCCGCTTCGCCCGTCAGCCCCACGGCCCCGCCCCTCCTTcccaaccccgccccctccgccAGAGGGCCCTTCCAAACCTCGCACCAGCTGCAGCTGTCCGCGTGGGAGGCGGCTCAGGACCACGCCCATCCCAAGGCGCCCGTTGCCTCGGCGGTCAACGGCCTGCGTCTCTCCAAGACCGGCGGTCCGGCCGCAGATCACCGCGATGCCAGACCGGTCCTGCACTTCACCGTCTCCACAGAGACCGCCGGCGGGTCGGGCCGAACGGAGAGGCGCTCCGGTGTGACGGCGCACCAGCCGCCACTTCCTCCCGGGAAAGGAAGTGCGGCCAGGTCGACGGCCGACGGTCACGCCCCCGAGGAGCCCCGCCAGCCCCGGCTGCCCCGCCCACCCGCCTCCCACGCTCCGCCTCCATCACGGCCAGCGGACACGCGCCACCACACCTACCCGACTCTGGGCTCGCGGGACCCGGTGCGGGACGTGGGAGGACGGCGTCTGCAGAGGAGCGTTTCCCTGGAGGTGCCTCGCTCCAGCGGGGCCACGTGTCACATGGccaacaccacagtcctcagTTCCGTGAATGGAACGgcacacgtgcacatacacGTGTGTCGGGGCAACTCCACAAAGGTGAAGCAGGACTCTCTGAAAGACACCTGCTCCAGCGAGAAGAGTCTCACCTGCTCTGCACAAACCGCCACA ACGCGGGATGACTTCCTGGGGCAGGTGGATGTTCCTCTGCACCAAATACCA CATGCTGATGTAacgggtggtgctggtggtggtggtggtgttctgctgTTTCAGACAGAGGCTCTGGGCACCGAGAGGCCATACACCTTCAAAGACTTCCTATTGCACCCCAGAAG TCACAAGTcgagggtcaaaggtcacctgCGACTGAAGATGACGTACCTGCCGAAGGCTGGTGACTCaggagaggagcagactgaagaACTGGAC CCTGGCTGGGAGTTCCTGGAGACTCAGGAGATATGTGGGCCGCTGCTCCAGCCGCACCAGCTGCCTGTGCTGCCCCCTGGCTGGGAGGAGAGGCAGGACAACCTTGGGCGGACGTACTACGTCAACCACGAGAACCGCACCACCCAGTGGTCCAGACCCACTATCCA GGATGTGGAGAGAGAGCCAGAGCAGGGCCAGGGCGCCCTGACACGGCACGCCTTCCTCACACGCAGACAGATCTCCGAACACGCAGAAACCAATGACCAAAGGGAGTCTcctgag AGCTGGGAGATCATCACTGAGGATGACAGCACTGTGTTCAGCAGTCACAACCAGACCCCGCCCCCGCCACACTCTCCTCTGGAGCACACCTCCTTCTGTGAGGACTTCAGTAGACTCCAGACCAGCACTGACAGACGATCCTCTCTCACG CCACAGGGTCACGGTAGTCGGAGAGGAAGTGTCCAGATGATGACGGTGGAGGAGCATCCCGTCCATcctgtg ATGATACCCACTACCCCGGGGCTGCCCCCAGGCTGGGAGGAGAAACAGGACAGTAAGGGGCGGATTTATTACATCAACCACAACAGCAGGACCACCACCTGGACGCGGCCTCTAGTTCAg CTCATCCAGGCAACAGAGTCGGGTGCTACGGCAACGGGGAGCAGCGCAGTGTGCCTGCCGCCTCTCCTTACTCCGAACTCCTCCCCCCTACACTCCCCcgggcccctcccctcccctggaCGCCTCCCCTCCCCTGggtccctcccctccccaagaCGCCTCGCCTCCCCcgggcccctcccctcccccgggcccctcccctcacccgGGTCCCTCCCCTCACCCgggcccctcccctcacctgggcccctcccctcccccgggtccctcccctcacctggtccacaccactcacacacgtttGAGTATGCTGGGTGTATGCCATCTGGCTGGGAGGTTCGGAGTGCGCCTAACGGTCGCCCATTTTTCATCGACCACAACACCAAGACCACAacctgg GGTGATCCCAGGCTGAAGATTCCCACCCACATGAGGAGACGACCTTCACTTGACCCTAATGACCTAGGACCGCTGCCG CCTGGCTGGGAAGAGAGAGTTCACAGTGATGGGAGAATTTTTTACATTGATCACA ACACCAAGACTACACAGTGGGAGGATCCCAGACTACAGAACTCTGCCATTACTGGACCA GCGGTGCCTTACTCCAGAGACTACAAGCAGAAATACGAGTACTTTCGCAAGAAGCTCAAAAAACCA GCTGATATCCCGAATCGTTTTGAGATGTCAGTGAGAAGAAATGCTGTACTAGAGGATTCCTACCGCCGTGTCACATCTGTCAAACGGCCAGACCTCCTCAAGGCCCGCCTCTGGGTGGAGTTTGCAGGAGAAAAAGGGCTGGACTATGGGGGTGTGGCCCGAGAGTGGTTCTTCCTCATTTCCAAGGAGATGTTCAACCCTTATTATGGGCTGTTTGAGTACTCTGCTAC GGATAACTACACACTTCAGATCAACCCCAACTCAGGCCTCTGCAACGAAGACCATCTCACCTACTTCAAGTTCATCGGGCGTGTCGCGGGGATGGCCGTGTACCATGGGAAGCTTCTGGATG CTTTCTTCATTCGTCCATTCTACAAAATGATGCTGCAGAAGCCAATCACGTTACATGATATGGAATCTGTG GACAGTGAGTATTTTAATTCTCTGAAGTGGATCCTGGAGAATGACCCTGCTGACCTGGACTTGCGGTTCACTATTGACGAGGAGCTTTTCGGACAG ACACACCAGCACGAGCTGAAACCAGGGGGCACCGACATTGTTGTGAATGACAGCAACAAGAAAGAGTACATCCA CCTGGTTATGCAGTGGAGATTCGTAAACCGGATTCAAAGGCAGATGAGTGCCTTCAAGGAG GGCTTCTATGAGCTCATCCCGCAGGATCTCATTAAGATCTTTGACGAGAACGAGCTGGAG TTGCTCATGTGTGGTTTGGGGGATGTGGACGTGAACGACTGGAGAGAGAACACCAAGTACAAGAATGGCTACAGCTCCAACCAGCCCGTTATCCAGTGGTTCTGGAAG aCTGTTCTGCTAATGGATGCAGAGAAGCGAATCCGTTTGCTGCAGTTTGTGACGGGCACGTCCCGTGTGCCAATGAACGGCTTCGCTGAGCTCTATG GGTCCAATGGGCTGCAGTTATTCACCATTGAACAGTGGGGAACCCCAGACAAGCTGCCCAGAGCCCACACGTG CTTCAACCGTTTGGATCTGCCTCCGTATGAGTCATTTGAGGAGCTCCGTGAGAAGCTACACATTGCGATTGAGAACGCGCAGGGCTTTGACGGTGTGGACTAA